The DNA region GGACAGCGACTACGCCGGTGCAGTCGCCGCATTGCCCACCGCTATCAGCCATGCCCGCGCCGCAGTGGCCGAAGCCGACGAACCCAGCCGACCTGGCGTATGGGGTCAGCTGGCGCAGGTCTACCAGACCGCCGCGTTGGTACTGATCCAGCTCCGTAAAGACGACCTGGCCTACCATGCGCTCGGCTTGGCCATGGACGCCGGCCGCCGAGCCGGCGACGACGTCCTCACAGCCTCTGTGGTCTGTAGTGAAGGATGGCTGCTCACCAGGCAGGCTCGATTCGACGAGGCCGAGCGTGCCGCGCTCGTGACCGCCGAAGCGATCGAGCCCAGGATGTCCAGGTCGCCAGCCAGCCAGGTTGCCGTATGGGGGTGGCTGAACCTCGGTGCGGCCGCAGCGGCCACTCGCAACAATCGGATGGACGTGGCCGCCGACTCCCTGCGTCGGGCTCACGCGTCCGCACACGTCGCCGCCGGCCACGTACCACCGCGTGTAGCGCACTGGACGACCTTCGCACCAGCGGTGGTGGCCATGCGTGAGGTGGAACTGGCGATGGTCGTCGGCGACGCCGGCCGCGCAGCCGAGGTGGCGCGTACCGTCCCGCCGGGTGCGCGTCCGGCCGTGACCTACCAGCGGTTCCGGCTGGACGTCGCTGCCGCCGCACTCGACCGACGCAGACGTGACGAGGCGTTGGCGGTGCTGCTGCGGTTGCGGGAGTCTGCGCCAGAGTGGCTGCGCTACCAGCGGTACGCCCAGCGCCTCGTCGAGCGTCTCCTGCACGCCCGGTCCCGCGCAGTGCAGCCTGAACTGCGCGCCCTAGCGGACTTCCTCAACATCGCCTGAACAGGCCAACTACCCCCTATTGGGTCAGTTCACGTCGGCGTGCCCACCGGAATGCCACATCCTGCACATGTCGATCATCGCAGTTGAGTGACATGTTGTGTGCGCAGCGCAGCTGATGCCTGATCGTCACCGTGATCGGTACAAAGCGCGTTGCGCCCGTCATGGCCCGGTCCTGTTTCGGTTCCAGCGCGCGGATCCGCGGGGCCGGGCCGTAGATCGGCGGCGGTCCGGCGCGGAACCCCCGTGCCCGCCGGGCCGCCGCCCCCTTCGACTCGAGGAGCGCGCAGATGATCGGGAAGTGGTTCCTGCGACCCGGCACGGTCGACGTCGTTCGGCCGATGCCCGGCCACCGCCGGTACGCCGACCAGCCCGCCCGGCCGGGCACCGGCCGGCCGGCGACCCGTACCGACCGGGCCGAGCGGCGCGGCGGCAACGCCGGCCGGCACTACCTGCGGTGAAGGTGCGGCCCGGGGTGGTGCACACGCCGCACCGCCCGTCCTGGATGTGCGCGGCCTGCCCGGTGGACACGCCCTGGCCGTGCCCACCGGCCCGGATTCAACTTGCCGAGGCGTACGCGGGCGAGCCCATCGCGCTCTCGGTCGACATCGGCGAGATGCTCCCCATGGCCGCCGAGGAGGCCGGCGTCACCGACCCGGCCGAACTGTACGAGCGCTTCGTGTCCTGGACCTGGATCGGGTCGGCGACGTGACCGCGATGGACGACGGGCCGGTCACCGGCCGGGACCTCGACGACGCCGCCTGCGCGGCCCTCGCGGCCCACGACGCAGGCCGGTTCTGCCACACCGGATGCCCCGGCACCCCCGACTGCCCACAGCTGGCCTGGGCTCGCCGCCATCACGGCCTCGGCGGGCCACAGCGGCCGTCCTGGACGTGCACGGTCTGCCCGGCCGGCACACCGTGGCCGTGCCCGCCCGCACGGGCCGCACTCGTCGACGCGTACGCCGGTGACCGGCTCCGGATGGTCGTCGAATTGGCCACGATGATGCAGACCGCGCTGGCCGAGACCGGCGAGGACGGCGGCATGCTGTACGAGCGGTTCGTCCTCTGGACGCGCACGCGTGGGCGACAGCCAGGTGGATCTCGGCCAGCCGACGGTGAGCATCCGATGCTCGGCCCTGCGACGCCGCCCTCTCCGCCGTGGTGGCACGGCCGGCGGATCTGACACTGAGGGCGACCAGCCCGCCCGGCGGTGCCACCCGTGCGTTCGGCGACTGTCGATGTGACCGCGTCGCCGGCACCAGCGGCAACCGCAGGTCGGGGCGGCCGCGTTACCCGTACGCAACGAGTCCGGCGTACCGTGCGGGAACGTGAAGATGCAGGCTGGCGCACACCGTGATGGGATGGTGCAGGGCCCAGAAACGGGGTGACTGCGGTCGCCGGAGGAAGGGCGGGGCTGGCCGATGGCCGATCTGTTCGAGGACTACCACCTCGGCCCCGGCTGGGACGAGATGTTCGGCGAGCCCGGCATGCCCCGGGAGACCTACGAGGCGCTGCACGCCACCCTGCAGCCGCTGTCCAGCGCCGAGCTGGGGGTGCGCGCCGACGTCCTCGCCCGGGCCTTCCTCGATCAGGGCATCACCTTCGCGCTCAAGGGCGTCGAGCGGCCGTTCCCGCTGGACATCGTGCCCCGGATCATCGCCGCCGACCAGTGGCGCACCGTCTCGGCCGGGGTCGCCCAGCGGGTACGCGCGTTGGAGGCGTTCCTGGCCGACATCTACGGCCCGGCCCGGGTGCTCGTCGACGGCATCGTGCCCCGCCGGCTGGTGGTGACCAGCGCGCACTTCCACCGGGAGGCGGCCGGCATCGTGCCGCACAACGGGGTCCGCATCCACGTCGCCGGGGTCGACCTGATCCGCGACGAGCAGGGCACCTTCCGGGTCCTGGAGGACAACGTACGGGTTCCCTCCGGGGTCAGTTACGTGATGGAGAACCGGCGGGCGATGGCCCACGTACTGCCGGAGGTCTTCGCCTCGACCCGGATCCAGCCGGTGGAGTCCTACCCGGCGCAACTGCTGCGGGCGCTGCGGGCCGCCGCCCCGGTCGGCGTCGCCGACCCGACGGTCGTCGTGCTCACTCCCGGGGTGCACAACTCGGCCTACTTCGAGCACGCGCTGCTGGCCCGGGAGATGGGCGTCGAGCTGGTCGAGGGTCGTGATCTGGTCTGCGTCGGCAACGAGGTCGCGATGCGTACCACCGGCGGCGAGCAGCGGGTCGACGTGATCTACCGGCGCATCGACGACGACTTCCTCGACCCGGTGCATTTCCGGGCCGACTCGGTGCTCGGCGTCGCCGGGCTGCTCAACGCCGCCCGCGCCGGCCGGGTCACCATCGCCAACGCGGTCGGCAACGGCGTCGCCGACGACAAGCTGCTCTACACGTACGTGCCGGAGCTGATCCGCTACTACCTGGCCGAGGAGCCGATCCTGCCCAATGTCGAGACGTACCGCCTCGACGACGGCCCGGACGTGCTCGCTCACGTCCTCGACCGGCTCGACCAACTGGTACTCAAGCCGGTCGACGGCTCCGGCGGTGCCGGCATCGTGATCGGTTCGCAGGCCAGTGACGAGGAGCTGGCCCGGGTCCGGGAGCAGATCGTCTTCGACCCGCGTGGCTGGATCGCCCAGCGGGAGGTGGCCCTGTCGATGGTGCCGACCCTGGTCGGCAACCGGCTGCGGGCCCGGCACGTCGACCTGCGGCCGTTCGCGGTCAACGACGGCGAACGGGTCTGGGTGCTGCCCGGCGGCCTGACCCGGGTGGCGTTGCCCGAAGGCGCGCTGGTCGTCAACTCCAGCCAGGGCGGCGGCTCGAAGGACACCTGGATCCTGGCGTCGCCGACCGCGACCCCGCATCCGGACGACGCGCCGGTGCTGGCCGAGCTGACCGTCAGCGGGGTCGACCCGGTGCCGGCGGCACCCACCCCGGATCCGGGTCCGGGCGCCGCCGCGACCTCCGCACAGCAGCAGCAACAGCAACAACAGGAGCAACGGGTACGCGGGGAGGACGGTCGATGCTGAGCCGGATCGCCGAGTCGCTCTACTGGATCGGCCGGTACGTCGAACGGGCCGAGGACACCGCCCGGATCCTCGACGTGCACCTGCACCGGATCATCTCCGACCCGTGGGTGGCCGAGGAGACCGCCTGCCGGTCGCTGCTCGGGGTGATGGGGGTCGACGTCGACGACCAGCCGTGCTCCTCCTCGCGGGTGGTCGGCCTGCTCGGACTCGACGAGCGCAACGCCAGTTCGGTGGTGGGCTCGCTGGCCGCCGCGCGGGAGAACGCCCGGGGTGCCCGGGAAACCATCTCGTCGGAGATGTGGGAGTGCCTCAACGCCACCTGGCACGGGCTGCCGGACGCCCGCCGCCGGGTCGAGCAGCAGGGGGTGCACGCCTTCTTCCGCTGGGTACGGGAGCGGTGCGCCCTGATGGCCGGGCTCACCGACGCGACGATGAGCCGCGACGAGGGCTGGCTGTTCCTGGTGCTCGGGCGCAGCATCGAACGGGTCGACATGACCGCGCGGCTGCTGTCCACGCACGTACGGGCCGGCGGCAGCATCCCGTCCTGGTTGACGCTGCTGCGTTCGTGCGGGGCGTGGGAGACGTTCCTGCGCACCTACCGGGGTTCGCTGGACGACCGGTACGCCGCCGAGTTCCTGCTGCTGGACCGGCTGTTCCCCCGGTCGGTGTTCGCCGCGTTGACCGCCGCCGGGTCCTGCCTGGCCGAGCTGGAGCCGGCCGCGGGTTCAGCTGCCGGGCCGGGGGCGGCCGGTCGGGCCGGGGTGATGACCGACGCGCAGCGGATCCTCGGGCGGGCCCGCACCAACCTGGAGTTCCGGGGCGCCGACGAACTGCTCGCCGACCTGGGTACGGTGCTGGACAGCCTGGAACGGACCTGTTCGCACCTCAACGACGCGGTGTCCCGGCGCTACTTCCGGCAGACCTCGGCGGTGCTCTGGCTTCCGGAGGCGGTGGCGTGACGGGCGTCGGCCGCAGCGGCCCGTCGGGCGAGGGGGTGGTGGCGTGAGCGTCGATTCGTGGCGGTTGAAGGTGGAGCACCGGACCGGGTTCAGCTACGCCGGCAAGGTCGGGTCGTCGTACAACGAGGCCCGGATGTCGCCACGTAACGAGGCCCGTCAAGCGGTGCTGGAGGCGCGGGTCGAGGTGTTTCCGCCGGCGCGGACCTACCGGTACGAGGACTACTGGGGGACGGTGGTCACGGCCTTCGACCTCCACAGTCCGCACGAGACGTTGGAGGTGACCGCGACCTCGGTCGTGGAGACCCTGCCCCCGGGTGACCTGCTCGACGAGCGGGCCGGTGCCGGCTGGGACGAGCTGGCCCGCCCGGACCGCGTCGACCAGTGGCACGAGTTCCTGCTGCCGACGCCGCGCACCGCGCTCGACGACGAACTGACCGGGCTGGCCGAGTCGGTGCGCGCCGACCAGGCCACCCCGCACGCGGTGGCGCTGGCGATCTGTGAGCGGGTCCGGGCCGAGGTCGAGTACGCGACCGGTTCGACGGGGGTACAGACCGACGCCGTGCACGCCTGGCGGCAACGCAAAGGTGTCTGCCAGGACATCAGCCACCTGGTGGTCGGCCTGCTGCGGGTCGTGGGGGTGCCGGCCCGGTACGTTTCCGGCTACCTGCACCCCAGCCGGGACGCGGCGATCGGGGACCGGGTGGTCGGGCAGAGCCACGCCTGGGTGGAGTGGTGGGCCGGCCGGTGGACGGCGTTCGACCCGACCAACGGGATCCCGGTCGGCGAACGGCACGTCGTGGTCGGCCGGGGCCGGGAGTACGGCGACGTACCGCCGCTGAAGGGGGTCTACGCGGGGCCGGCGAACACCGGTCAGGGCGTCGAGGTGGCGATCACCCGGCTGCGCTGAGCCGTACCCCGGCCGAGCAGCTCCGGTGGGTCACCAGCTGCCCGCCACCGGCATTCCCTCGGTGTAGCCGGCGGTGCTCTGCACCCCGACGACGGCCCGGTCGTGGAACTGCTCCAGGGTGGCGGCGCCGACGTAGGTGCAGGCGCTGCGGACCCCCGCGACGATCTCGTCGATCAGGTCCTCGACACCGGGACGGTCCGGGTCGAGCAGCATCCGCGCCGACGAGATGCCCTCCTCGAAGACCGCCTTGCGGGCCCGGTCGAACGGGCTGTCGTCGGCGGTGCGGGCGCTGACCGCCCGCGCCGACGCCATCCCGAAGCTCTCCTTGTACCGTCGCCCGTCGGCGTCGGTGTACAGGTCACCTGGGGATTCGTAGGTGCCGGCGAACCAGGAGCCGATCATCACGTTGGCCGCGCCGGCGGCCAGGGCGAGCGCCACGTCGCGGGGGTGGCGGACCCCGCCGTCGGCCCAGACGTGCCGGCCGCGTCGGCGCGCCGCCGCCGCGCACTCCAGTACGGCGGAGAACTGCGGCCGGCCGACCCCGGTCATCATCCGGGTGGTGCACATCGCGCCCGGCCCGACGCCGACCTTGACGATGTCGGCGCCGGCGTCGATCAGGTCGTCGACCCCGGCGGCGGTGACGACGTTGCCGGCGACCACCGGCACCGGCGGGTCGAGCTTGCGGACGGTACGCACGGCGGCCAGCATCCGTTCCTGGTGGCCGTGCGCGGTGTCGACCACGATGGTGTCCACCCCGGCGGCGATCAGCGCGGCCGCCTTGCCGGCGACGTCACCGTTGATCCCGACGGCGGCGGCGACCCGCAGCCGCCCGTCGGCGTCGACCGCCGGCCGGTAGAGCGTGGCCCGCAGCGCGCCGGCCCGGGTCAGCACGCCGACCAGCCGCCCGTCGGCGTCGACCACCGGGGCGACCCGGCGGCGGCCCTGCGCCAGCAGGTCGAACCCGGTACGCGGATCGACCGACCCGGCGACGGTCAGCAGGTTGGCCGACATCACCTCGTGCAGTTGGGCGAACCGGTCGACCCCGGCGCAGTCGGTCTCGGTGACGATGCCGACCGGCCGGCCGTCGTCGACCACGATCACTGCCCGGTGGGCCCGTTTCGGCAGCAGGTGGATGGCGTCGCCGACGGTGTCGGCGGGGCCCAGGGTCAGCGCGGTGTCGTAGACCAGGTGGCGTTGCTTGACCCAGGTGATTACCTCGGCGATCACCTCGATCGGGATGTCCTGCGGGATCACCGCCAGGCCGCCCCGTCGGGCCGCTGTCTCGGCCATCCGCCGTCCGGCGACCGCCGTCATGTTGGCCGCCACGAGCGGAACGGTGGTGCCGGTGCCGTCCGCCGTGGCCAGGTCGACGTCGAGCCGGGAGGCGACGTCCGACCGGTTCGGGACCAGGAAGACGTCGTTGTAGGTCAGGTCGTGCGCGGGTGCCGCGCCGGTGATGAACCGCACTCTGCCCATCATGCCCGGCGGTGCCACGGCCACGCAGCGGGACCAGCGACCGACCGTCGGTCAGGTGGCCATGCAGTGCGGTCAGCCGATCACACAGATCGTCGCGCCGGCGCCGACCACCGCGCCGACCTCGGCGGCCAGGCTGCTGACCGTACCGGCCTTGTGCGCGTTGAGCGGCTGCTCCATCTTCATCGCCTCCAGCACCACGATCGGGTCGCCCTCGGCGACCTGGTCGCCGTCGGCGACCGCGATCTTGATGATGGTGCCCTGCATCGGTGAGACCAGTGCATCGCCGCTGGTGGCGGCCGCCGCGCTGGTGCCGCCCCGACGGCGGGCCGGCTGTCGGGCGGCGGTCGGCGCGGTCGGCGTACCGCCGCCGAAGCCGGCGGGGAAGGTGACCTCCAGCCGCTTGCCGCCGACCTCGACCACGACGGTCTCGCGGGCCTCGGCCGGGGTGTCGGCCGCCGCCGGCACGGTGAAGGCCGGGACGGTGTTGTCGAACTCGGTCTCGATCCACCGGGTGTGCACGGTGAACGGCTCGCTGGTGAATGCCGGGTCCCGCACCACCAGGCGGTGGAACGGCAGGGCGGTGGCCATCCCGTCGACGACCATCTCGTCCAGCGCCCGCCGGGCGCGTTCCAGCGCCTCGGTGCGGGTCTCGCCGGTGACGATCAGCTTTGCCAGCAGCGAGTCGAAGTTGCCGCTGACGGCGTCGCCGGCGGTGACGCCGGTGTCCACCCGTACGCCGGGGCCGGTCGGCAGCCGCAGTGCGGTGATGGTGCCCGGCGCGGGCAGGAAGTTGCGGCCCGGGTCCTCGCCGTTGATCCGGAACTCGATGGAGTGTCCGCGCGGCGTCGGGTCGTCGGTGAACCGCAGCCGCTCGCCGGCGGCGATCCGGAACTGTTCGCGGACCAGGTCGATGCCGGCGGTCTCCTCGGTGACCGGGTGCTCGACCTGCAACCTGGTGTTGACCTCCAGGAAGGAGATGGTGCCGTCGGTGCCGACGAGGTACTCGACGGTGCCGGCCCCGTGGTAGCCGGCTTCCCGGCAGATCGCCTTGGCGCTGGCGTGGATCTCGGCGCGCTGGGCGTCGGTGAGGAACGGCGCCGGTGCCTCCTCGACGAGCTTCTGATGGCGGCGCTGCAGCGAGCAGTCCCGGGTGCCGACCACGACCACGTTGCCGTGCTGGTCGGCCAGGACCTGCGCCTCGACGTGCCGGGGCCGGTCCAGGTAGCGCTCGACGAAGCACTCGCCCCGGCCGAACGCGGCGACGGCCTCGCGGGTGGCCGACTCGAACAGGTCGCCGATCTCGTCGATGCTGCGGGCGACCTTGAGGCCGCGCCCGCCGCCGCCGAACGCGGCCTTGATCGCCACCGGTAGCCCGTACTGTTCGGCGAAGGCGACCACTTCGTCGGGCCCGGCGACGGGGTCGGCGGTGCCGGGGACGAGTGGCGCGCCGGCCCGCTGGGCGATGTGCCGGGCGGTGACCTTGTCGCCGAGGTCGCGGATCGCCTGCGGGCTGGGCCCGATCCAGGTCAGCCCGGCGTCGATGACCGCGGCGGCGAAGTCGGCGTTCTCGGAGAGGAATCCGTACCCGGGGTGCACGGCGTCGGCCCCGGACCGGGCGGCGACGTCGAGCAGTTTGTCGATCCGCAGGTAGGTCTCGGCGGCGGTCTCCCCGCCGAGAGCGTACGCCTCGTCGGCGAGCCTGGCGTGCAGAGCCTCGCGGTCGGTGTCGGCGTAGACCGCGACGCTGGTCAGGCCGGCGTCCTGGCAGGCCCGGATGACCCGGACCGCGATTTCGCCCCGGTTTGCGACGAGAACTTTGCGCACGCCCTGTTCTCCCTTGCTCACGGACTAATGCGGGAGTCTAACGGCCAGCGT from Solwaraspora sp. WMMD791 includes:
- a CDS encoding GuaB1 family IMP dehydrogenase-related protein, whose translation is MRFITGAAPAHDLTYNDVFLVPNRSDVASRLDVDLATADGTGTTVPLVAANMTAVAGRRMAETAARRGGLAVIPQDIPIEVIAEVITWVKQRHLVYDTALTLGPADTVGDAIHLLPKRAHRAVIVVDDGRPVGIVTETDCAGVDRFAQLHEVMSANLLTVAGSVDPRTGFDLLAQGRRRVAPVVDADGRLVGVLTRAGALRATLYRPAVDADGRLRVAAAVGINGDVAGKAAALIAAGVDTIVVDTAHGHQERMLAAVRTVRKLDPPVPVVAGNVVTAAGVDDLIDAGADIVKVGVGPGAMCTTRMMTGVGRPQFSAVLECAAAARRRGRHVWADGGVRHPRDVALALAAGAANVMIGSWFAGTYESPGDLYTDADGRRYKESFGMASARAVSARTADDSPFDRARKAVFEEGISSARMLLDPDRPGVEDLIDEIVAGVRSACTYVGAATLEQFHDRAVVGVQSTAGYTEGMPVAGSW
- a CDS encoding transglutaminase family protein, coding for MSVDSWRLKVEHRTGFSYAGKVGSSYNEARMSPRNEARQAVLEARVEVFPPARTYRYEDYWGTVVTAFDLHSPHETLEVTATSVVETLPPGDLLDERAGAGWDELARPDRVDQWHEFLLPTPRTALDDELTGLAESVRADQATPHAVALAICERVRAEVEYATGSTGVQTDAVHAWRQRKGVCQDISHLVVGLLRVVGVPARYVSGYLHPSRDAAIGDRVVGQSHAWVEWWAGRWTAFDPTNGIPVGERHVVVGRGREYGDVPPLKGVYAGPANTGQGVEVAITRLR
- a CDS encoding helix-turn-helix transcriptional regulator; translated protein: MNIGENLARKRRRAGLTQEGLAERSGVSISVIRKLERGDRDSASLPTLRSLATALGVTTVELFRPTPTQLQPPIDDRSDLYLIRRALQPARTADGDLITLADDVQPGADDVADSVREISGLFRDSDYAGAVAALPTAISHARAAVAEADEPSRPGVWGQLAQVYQTAALVLIQLRKDDLAYHALGLAMDAGRRAGDDVLTASVVCSEGWLLTRQARFDEAERAALVTAEAIEPRMSRSPASQVAVWGWLNLGAAAAATRNNRMDVAADSLRRAHASAHVAAGHVPPRVAHWTTFAPAVVAMREVELAMVVGDAGRAAEVARTVPPGARPAVTYQRFRLDVAAAALDRRRRDEALAVLLRLRESAPEWLRYQRYAQRLVERLLHARSRAVQPELRALADFLNIA
- a CDS encoding biotin carboxylase N-terminal domain-containing protein, with amino-acid sequence MRKVLVANRGEIAVRVIRACQDAGLTSVAVYADTDREALHARLADEAYALGGETAAETYLRIDKLLDVAARSGADAVHPGYGFLSENADFAAAVIDAGLTWIGPSPQAIRDLGDKVTARHIAQRAGAPLVPGTADPVAGPDEVVAFAEQYGLPVAIKAAFGGGGRGLKVARSIDEIGDLFESATREAVAAFGRGECFVERYLDRPRHVEAQVLADQHGNVVVVGTRDCSLQRRHQKLVEEAPAPFLTDAQRAEIHASAKAICREAGYHGAGTVEYLVGTDGTISFLEVNTRLQVEHPVTEETAGIDLVREQFRIAAGERLRFTDDPTPRGHSIEFRINGEDPGRNFLPAPGTITALRLPTGPGVRVDTGVTAGDAVSGNFDSLLAKLIVTGETRTEALERARRALDEMVVDGMATALPFHRLVVRDPAFTSEPFTVHTRWIETEFDNTVPAFTVPAAADTPAEARETVVVEVGGKRLEVTFPAGFGGGTPTAPTAARQPARRRGGTSAAAATSGDALVSPMQGTIIKIAVADGDQVAEGDPIVVLEAMKMEQPLNAHKAGTVSSLAAEVGAVVGAGATICVIG
- a CDS encoding alpha-E domain-containing protein, whose translation is MLSRIAESLYWIGRYVERAEDTARILDVHLHRIISDPWVAEETACRSLLGVMGVDVDDQPCSSSRVVGLLGLDERNASSVVGSLAAARENARGARETISSEMWECLNATWHGLPDARRRVEQQGVHAFFRWVRERCALMAGLTDATMSRDEGWLFLVLGRSIERVDMTARLLSTHVRAGGSIPSWLTLLRSCGAWETFLRTYRGSLDDRYAAEFLLLDRLFPRSVFAALTAAGSCLAELEPAAGSAAGPGAAGRAGVMTDAQRILGRARTNLEFRGADELLADLGTVLDSLERTCSHLNDAVSRRYFRQTSAVLWLPEAVA
- a CDS encoding circularly permuted type 2 ATP-grasp protein codes for the protein MADLFEDYHLGPGWDEMFGEPGMPRETYEALHATLQPLSSAELGVRADVLARAFLDQGITFALKGVERPFPLDIVPRIIAADQWRTVSAGVAQRVRALEAFLADIYGPARVLVDGIVPRRLVVTSAHFHREAAGIVPHNGVRIHVAGVDLIRDEQGTFRVLEDNVRVPSGVSYVMENRRAMAHVLPEVFASTRIQPVESYPAQLLRALRAAAPVGVADPTVVVLTPGVHNSAYFEHALLAREMGVELVEGRDLVCVGNEVAMRTTGGEQRVDVIYRRIDDDFLDPVHFRADSVLGVAGLLNAARAGRVTIANAVGNGVADDKLLYTYVPELIRYYLAEEPILPNVETYRLDDGPDVLAHVLDRLDQLVLKPVDGSGGAGIVIGSQASDEELARVREQIVFDPRGWIAQREVALSMVPTLVGNRLRARHVDLRPFAVNDGERVWVLPGGLTRVALPEGALVVNSSQGGGSKDTWILASPTATPHPDDAPVLAELTVSGVDPVPAAPTPDPGPGAAATSAQQQQQQQQEQRVRGEDGRC